One window from the genome of Salmo salar chromosome ssa25, Ssal_v3.1, whole genome shotgun sequence encodes:
- the LOC106586586 gene encoding acyl-CoA-binding protein gives MSEADFDKAAEEVKQLKAKPADAEMLRVYALFKQAKVGDVNTARPGMLDFTGKAKWDAWEKEKGKSKEDARKEYIAFIEVLKGKYGV, from the exons ATGTCTGAG GCGGATTTTGATAAGGCTGCAGAGGAGGTGAAGCAGCTGAAGGCTAAGCCAGCAGATGCAGAGATGCTCAGGGTCTATGCTCTGTTCAAACAGGCCAAAGTGGGCGACGTCAACACCG CTCGCCCTGGGATGCTGGATTTCACTGGGAAAGCCAAGTGGGACGcctgggagaaggagaaag GAAAGAGCAAAGAGGATGCCAGGAAGGAGTACATTGCCTTCATAGAGGTTCTGAAAGGGAAGTACGGAGTCTAA
- the tmem37 gene encoding voltage-dependent calcium channel gamma-like subunit isoform X1, protein MVLPLGQVEYNTMTVIQIKVPVGAPRQKKARPLFLEVLSRSLIILCTALAIVLSSIAVCDGHWLLAGGGRMFGLWHFCTLEAVVERTVSPNCTTHLGVSGVAVGLGLCRSMVSLAVVGAIFGLELLVISQVSEDRDSGRRWGLGSALVLVAAALSAGGVVVFVSLLRQQASPLGFTLTFWCQFTAVFLLFLNGMAARHIHHMALQAPPRGRLGKC, encoded by the exons ATGG TTTTGCCTCTCGGTCAAGTGGAGTACAACACCATGACCGTTATTCAGATAAAG GTCCCAGTTGGAGCACCCAGACAGAAGAAGGCCCGGCCTCTCTTCCTGGAGGTGTTGTCCCGCAGCCTGATCATCCTCTGCACGGCCCTGGCCATTGTCCTCTCCTCCATAGCTGTGTGCGATGGACACTGGTTGCTGGCGGGCGGCGGGAGGATGTTTGGTCTATGGCACTTCTGCACCCTGGAGGCAGTGGTGGAACGAACAGTCTCACCTAACTGCACCACCCACCTAGGTGTATCTGGGGTGGCGGTGGGCCTGGGCCTGTGTCGCTCCATGGTCTCCCTGGCTGTGGTGGGAGCCATCTTTGGCCTGGAGTTGCTGGTCATATCGCAGGTCAGTGAGGACCGGGACTCGGGCCGGCGGTGGGGCCTGGGGTCAGCTCTGGTGCTTGTGGCGGCAGCACTGTCGGCAGGGGGAGTGGTGGTGTTTGTGTCTCTGCTCCGGCAGCAGGCCTCTCCTTTGGGCTTCACCCTAACCTTCTGGTGCCAGTTTACCGCAGTCTTCCTGCTCTTCCTCAACGGCATGGCAGCGCGCCACATCCATCACATGGCCCTGCAGGCACCACCTAGAGGCCGCCTGGGGAAATGCTAG
- the tmem37 gene encoding voltage-dependent calcium channel gamma-like subunit isoform X2 has protein sequence MTVIQIKVPVGAPRQKKARPLFLEVLSRSLIILCTALAIVLSSIAVCDGHWLLAGGGRMFGLWHFCTLEAVVERTVSPNCTTHLGVSGVAVGLGLCRSMVSLAVVGAIFGLELLVISQVSEDRDSGRRWGLGSALVLVAAALSAGGVVVFVSLLRQQASPLGFTLTFWCQFTAVFLLFLNGMAARHIHHMALQAPPRGRLGKC, from the exons ATGACCGTTATTCAGATAAAG GTCCCAGTTGGAGCACCCAGACAGAAGAAGGCCCGGCCTCTCTTCCTGGAGGTGTTGTCCCGCAGCCTGATCATCCTCTGCACGGCCCTGGCCATTGTCCTCTCCTCCATAGCTGTGTGCGATGGACACTGGTTGCTGGCGGGCGGCGGGAGGATGTTTGGTCTATGGCACTTCTGCACCCTGGAGGCAGTGGTGGAACGAACAGTCTCACCTAACTGCACCACCCACCTAGGTGTATCTGGGGTGGCGGTGGGCCTGGGCCTGTGTCGCTCCATGGTCTCCCTGGCTGTGGTGGGAGCCATCTTTGGCCTGGAGTTGCTGGTCATATCGCAGGTCAGTGAGGACCGGGACTCGGGCCGGCGGTGGGGCCTGGGGTCAGCTCTGGTGCTTGTGGCGGCAGCACTGTCGGCAGGGGGAGTGGTGGTGTTTGTGTCTCTGCTCCGGCAGCAGGCCTCTCCTTTGGGCTTCACCCTAACCTTCTGGTGCCAGTTTACCGCAGTCTTCCTGCTCTTCCTCAACGGCATGGCAGCGCGCCACATCCATCACATGGCCCTGCAGGCACCACCTAGAGGCCGCCTGGGGAAATGCTAG
- the sctr gene encoding secretin receptor: MVPGPKGCQTSQECRGLWDHLNCWPHADVGETVSQPCPRFLRTTGRVYRNCTEHGWTESFPPHEIACEYAFETLTFPFEAPRSHGYFLYVQVMYSVGYAISTASLTIATATLCLFRRLHCTRNYVHIQLFLSFILRATFIFIRDAVLFSSDDHFHCDSYPVSCKIATTFSNYCIMANYSWLLAEGHYLYSLVSVSLFSQKRHLRWYIVLGWGSPMVIIVAWSLAKYTQENEGCWERRGHEGIWWILRVPVLLFIVVNLLFFLSIIRILVAKLRTQEMHRNELNQYRRLAKSTLLLVSLFGLHYVLFAFLPHKVSEIWNFIELAFASTQGFVVAVLYCFLNGEVQYEVQRRWRRWRLKQHLPGEARRQHGSMSQSVGAHTQVSFLTRGPSTHHSSLV, from the exons ATGGTACCTGGGCCTAAGGGCTGCCAGACAAGCCAAG AGTGCCGAGGTTTGTGGGACCACCTGAACTGCTGGCCTCATGCTGATGTGGGAGAGACTGTGTCACAGCCATGTCCCAGATTCCTCCGCACCACAG GCAGAGTATACAGGAACTGCACAGAGCACGGCTGGACTGAGTCGTTTCCTCCACATGAGATAGCCTGCGAGTATGCCTTTGAGACCCTCACCTTCCCTTTTGAG GCACCCAGGTCCCATGGCTACTTCCTCTATGTGCAAGTCATGTACTCGGTGGGCTATGCTATCTCTACAGCGTCTCTTACCATCGCCACTGCCACACTCTGTCTGTTTAG GAGGCTCCACTGCACCCGTAACTACGTCCACATCCAACTgttcctctccttcatcctccGAGCCACCTTCATCTTCATCAGAGATGCTGTGCTCTTCTCCTCTGATGACCACTTCCACTGTGACTCCTATCCG GTCAGCTGTAAGATTGCAACAACGTTCTCCAACTACTGCATCATGGCCAACTACAGCTGGCTGCTGGCCGAGGGACACTACCTGTACAGCCTGGTCAgtgtctccctcttctcccagaaGAGGCACCTCAGGTGGTACATTGTCCTGGGCTGGG GTTCCCCAATGGTCATTATAGTAGCCTGGAGTTTGGCAAAATATACCCAGGAGAATGAAGG gtgctgggagaggaggggacacgAGGGGATCTGGTGGATTCTCAGAGTtcctgttctcctcttcatcgTT GTTAACTTGCTGTTTTTTCTAAGTATCATAAGAATCCTGGTGGCCAAGTTGAGGACACAGGAAATGCATAGAAATGAGTTGAACCAGTATAG GAGGCTTGCTAAGTCCACCCTTCTCCTGGTATCTCTCTTTGGTTTGCACTACGTCCTCTTTGCATTCCTCCCACATAAagtcagtgaaatatggaacttTATCGAGCTGGCTTTTGCTTCCACTCAG GGGTTTGTAGTAGCAGTTCTATACTGTTTTCTGAATGGAGAG GTTCAGTATGAGGTTCAGAGGAGGTGGAGGCGATGGAGGCTGAAGCAGCATCTACCTGGGGAGGCCAGGCGCCAACATGGCTCCATGAGTCAGAGTGTAGGGGCCCATACCCAGGTCTCCTTCCTGACCCGGGGACCCTCCACACACCATTCTAGTCTGGTGTAG